The Sandaracinus amylolyticus genomic interval ACGTGGTGCTGGAAGCGGCTCGGACGTCCGCCGCGACGCTTGCCGGGATCGACGTCGAAGAACACGCCGGGCACGGTGATGATCCGTCGCTCGAGCGCGGCCTGGAAGAACTGCTCGCCGGTGCGCAGCGACGCAGGCAGACCGCTCACGTCGCCCCAGCAGTAGAACGTGCCCTCGGGCTCGAGGTCGAAGCGCACGCCGAGGCGGCGCAGGCCCTGGAGCAGCACCTTGCGCTTCGCGAGGAACGACGTGTGGATCGCGTCGGTCTCGGCGCGCGTGCCCTCTTCGTCGAGCAGCGCGATCGCCGCGCGCTGCATCGGGCGCGAGGGACCTCCGTCGAGGAACGATCCCGCGCTCGACATCGCCTGGATCACGCTCTTGGGGCCGACGGTCCAGCAGATGCGCCAGCCCGGATAGCGCCAGTTCTTCGTGAGCCCGTCGAAGAGCACGATCGGATCGTGATCGACGTCCTCCACGTACTGCGCGGCGGACGACATCGTGACGCCGTCCTTCCACACGTAGTGCGAGTAGAACTCGTCCATCAGCATCGCGCAGTCGAGCTCGCGCGCGAGCGTGACCCACGCGCGCAGCTCCTCGCCCGCGATCACCTTGCCCGTCGGGTTGCACGGGTTGCTGAGCAGCAGCGCGCCGAGGCCGCGACCGAGGATCTCGCGGCGCAGCTGGCGCACGCTGAAGTCGTAGCCGGTCTCGGGATCGAGCAGGATCGGGATCGGCGTGAAGCGCCGGAAGACGTCGAGCAGCTCTTCGTACGCGGTGTAGTCCGGCAGGAAGTGCCCCATGTGCACGCCGCCGACCGCCGCGCACGCGCGCATGACCGACACGCGACCGCCGCCGCCGATCGCGACGTTCTCCGCGCTGTACTGCGAGGGCAGGCCGCGCCGGTAGAGCTTGTTGTAGAGCGACGCGACCGTCTCGCGGAGCTCCCACAGGCCGGGCACCGGCGAGTACTCCTGATCGGCCGGATCGATGTCGACGTGCGTGACGCGCGCGGGCGCGCCCGGGAGCGGGCCGGTCTCGGGCTGGCCCTGCCCGAGGTTGC includes:
- a CDS encoding pyridoxal phosphate-dependent aminotransferase; protein product: MSSTHDGSPRLNAFRPVPRTGVIYVTAEATRRGYRQDDPDWCNLGQGQPETGPLPGAPARVTHVDIDPADQEYSPVPGLWELRETVASLYNKLYRRGLPSQYSAENVAIGGGGRVSVMRACAAVGGVHMGHFLPDYTAYEELLDVFRRFTPIPILLDPETGYDFSVRQLRREILGRGLGALLLSNPCNPTGKVIAGEELRAWVTLARELDCAMLMDEFYSHYVWKDGVTMSSAAQYVEDVDHDPIVLFDGLTKNWRYPGWRICWTVGPKSVIQAMSSAGSFLDGGPSRPMQRAAIALLDEEGTRAETDAIHTSFLAKRKVLLQGLRRLGVRFDLEPEGTFYCWGDVSGLPASLRTGEQFFQAALERRIITVPGVFFDVDPGKRRGGRPSRFQHHVRFSFGPSMPTLERALVRLGEMIAEAT